Proteins encoded together in one Salvelinus fontinalis isolate EN_2023a chromosome 6, ASM2944872v1, whole genome shotgun sequence window:
- the LOC129856708 gene encoding glial fibrillary acidic protein-like isoform X1: MSCSPERISSYRRHFEDISSSSSYQVRVSSPPPTLRVNRHQSANYSRSAGASRMQAQTMGRRTVSTSRNARMAGGNVGTMACVGYGNGAPVDLDASAAENKEFLSTRSGERREMVVLNDRLAVYIEKVRSLEQQNKLLEMEIDGIQNRFVKPSGLRKLYEDQLRDLKRIADQMRRQRDQALAGKEAMAGQLEITKVKYEEAVELRRRAEMEIEAFRPDVDRATSQRIALEKELEQLEVEIEFLQRVHKAEIEELLKMIYAAHSSAQSAYDLPDLSGALKQIQAQYDEIAAKNLQEMDSWYKSKFEDLNDKTTKHVDMVRSVREEVAGAKKDILNKERGLEDLKTKNEALEAQIREAQEKYKKELEDLQARIEALKEELKSTKSKIALHLREYQDLLNMKMALEIEITTYRKLIEGEDLRLTTMVGNMSIMSSSSSSMSAGMSVGMARGIGPGGSGGGMGGGMGGAGGLGGGMGAGGMGAGGMGAGSNGPGGRGGAGIMGGGGMGAGGIGAKGVGAGGLGAGSTGAGGMGGGIGAIGNGAKGMGAGAIGPGGNGGSMGKGAGEHGYGASMEYSHEEQAVEMTERRTVLIRTVKSEDETLESDTTEQTYIISGAADDSDEE; the protein is encoded by the exons ATGAGTTGCAGCCCTGAGAGGATTTCGTCCTACCGACGCCACTTTGAGGACATCAGCAGCTCATCCTCCTACCAGGTTAGAGTGTCCAGCCCACCCCCAACCCTGAGAGTTAACCGCCACCAGTCAGCCAACTACTCGCGCAGTGCCGGAGCCAGCAGAATGCAGGCCCAGACCATGGGCAGAAGGACCGTCTCCACCTCACGCAACGCCCGCATGGCTGG CGGGAATGTGGGAACCATGGCATGTGTGGGCTATGGCAATGGGGCCCCGGTGGACCTGGACGCATCTGCTGCCGAGAACAAAGAATTCCTCAGCACACGCAGTGGTGAGCGGCGGGAAATGGTCGTATTGAACGACAGACTTGCTGTTTACATTGAGAAG GTTCGGTCCCTGGAGCAGCAGAACAAGCTGTTGGAGATGGAGATTGACGGCATCCAGAACCGGTTCGTGAAGCCGTCGGGCCTGCGCAAACTCTATGAGGATCAGCTGAGAGATCTGAAGAGGATTGCAGATCAGATGAGAAGGCAGCGG GACCAAGCTTTAGCCGGTAAAGAGGCCATGGCAGGTCAACTGGAGATAACCAAAGTCAAATACGAGGAGGCAGTTGAGCTGAGGAGGCGGGCCGAGATGGAGATAGAAGCATTCCGTCCG GATGTGGACAGAGCCACCTCTCAGCGCATCGCCCTGGAGAAAGAGCTGGAGCAGTTGGAGGTGGAGATTGAATTCCTTCAGAGGGTGCACAAAGCG GAAATTGAAGAGCTACTGAAAATGATATATGCTGCCCATTCCTCAGCCCAGAGCGCGTATGACCTCCCCGACCTCTCAGGCGCTCTCAAACAAATCCAAGCTCAGTATGACGAAATTGCGGCAAAAAATCTACAG GAAATGGATTCCTGGTATAAAAGTAAATTTGAAGACCTGAACGACAAGACGACAAAACATGTGGATATGGTTCGAAGTGTCAGGGAAGAAGTTGCTGGCGCCAAGAAGGAT ATCCTAAACAAAGAGCGTGGCCTGGAAGATCTGAAGACCAAGAATGAGGCTCTGGAGGCACAAATTCGTGAAGCACAGGAAAAGTACAAGAAAGAGCTGGAGGACCTTCAG GCAAGAATTGAGGCCCTAAAGGAGGAGCTGAAATCCACCAAGTCAAAAATCGCTCTGCACCTGCGTGAATACCAGGACCTTCTGAACATGAAGATGGCTCTGGAGATTGAGATCACAACTTACAG GAAGCTGATTGAGGGAGAGGACTTGCGACTCACAACCATGGTTGGGAACATGTCCATAATGAGTAGCAGCTCGAGCTCCATGAGCGCTGGGATGAGTGTGGGCATGGCTAGAGGCATTGGACCTGGAGGCAGTGGTGGAGGCATGGGTGGAGGAATGGGTGGAGCTGGAGGCTTAGGTGGAGGGATGGGTGCAGGAGGCATGGGAGCTGGAGGCATGGGTGCAGGAAGCAATGGCCCTGGAGGCAGGGGTGGAGCTGGAATCATGGGTGGTGGAGGAATGGGAGCTGGAGGAATTGGAGCCAAAGGCGTGGGTGCTGGAGGCCTAGGAGCTGGAAGCACAGGTGCTGGAGGAATGGGTGGAGGAATTGGTGCTATAGGCAATGGTGCTAAAGGCATGGGTGCTGGAGCAATTGGTCCTGGAGGCAATGGTGGAAGCATGGGAAAAGGTGCAGGTGAACATGGGTACGGCGCCTCCATGGAGTACTCCCACGAGGAGCAGGCAGTGGAGATGACTGAGAGGAGGACGGTGCTCATCAG AACAGTTAAGTCAGAGGATGAGACACTGGAAAGCGACACAACGGAGCAAACCTACATAATCTCTGGTGCTGCCGATGACTCGGACGAGGAATAG
- the LOC129856708 gene encoding glial fibrillary acidic protein-like isoform X2: protein MSCSPERISSYRRHFEDISSSSSYQVRVSSPPPTLRVNRHQSANYSRSAGASRMQAQTMGRRTVSTSRNARMAGGNVGTMACVGYGNGAPVDLDASAAENKEFLSTRSGERREMVVLNDRLAVYIEKVRSLEQQNKLLEMEIDGIQNRFVKPSGLRKLYEDQLRDLKRIADQMRRQRDQALAGKEAMAGQLEITKVKYEEAVELRRRAEMEIEAFRPDVDRATSQRIALEKELEQLEVEIEFLQRVHKAEIEELLKMIYAAHSSAQSAYDLPDLSGALKQIQAQYDEIAAKNLQEMDSWYKSKFEDLNDKTTKHVDMVRSVREEVAGAKKDILNKERGLEDLKTKNEALEAQIREAQEKYKKELEDLQARIEALKEELKSTKSKIALHLREYQDLLNMKMALEIEITTYRKLIEGEDLRLTTMVGNMSIMSSSSSSMSAGMSVGMARGIGPGGSGGGMGGGMGGAGGLGGGMGAGGMGAGGMGAGSNGPGGRGGAGIMGGGGMGAGGIGAKGVGAGGLGAGSTGAGGMGGGIGAIGNGAKGMGAGAIGPGGNGGSMGKGAGEHGYGASMEYSHEEQAVEMTERRTVLIS from the exons ATGAGTTGCAGCCCTGAGAGGATTTCGTCCTACCGACGCCACTTTGAGGACATCAGCAGCTCATCCTCCTACCAGGTTAGAGTGTCCAGCCCACCCCCAACCCTGAGAGTTAACCGCCACCAGTCAGCCAACTACTCGCGCAGTGCCGGAGCCAGCAGAATGCAGGCCCAGACCATGGGCAGAAGGACCGTCTCCACCTCACGCAACGCCCGCATGGCTGG CGGGAATGTGGGAACCATGGCATGTGTGGGCTATGGCAATGGGGCCCCGGTGGACCTGGACGCATCTGCTGCCGAGAACAAAGAATTCCTCAGCACACGCAGTGGTGAGCGGCGGGAAATGGTCGTATTGAACGACAGACTTGCTGTTTACATTGAGAAG GTTCGGTCCCTGGAGCAGCAGAACAAGCTGTTGGAGATGGAGATTGACGGCATCCAGAACCGGTTCGTGAAGCCGTCGGGCCTGCGCAAACTCTATGAGGATCAGCTGAGAGATCTGAAGAGGATTGCAGATCAGATGAGAAGGCAGCGG GACCAAGCTTTAGCCGGTAAAGAGGCCATGGCAGGTCAACTGGAGATAACCAAAGTCAAATACGAGGAGGCAGTTGAGCTGAGGAGGCGGGCCGAGATGGAGATAGAAGCATTCCGTCCG GATGTGGACAGAGCCACCTCTCAGCGCATCGCCCTGGAGAAAGAGCTGGAGCAGTTGGAGGTGGAGATTGAATTCCTTCAGAGGGTGCACAAAGCG GAAATTGAAGAGCTACTGAAAATGATATATGCTGCCCATTCCTCAGCCCAGAGCGCGTATGACCTCCCCGACCTCTCAGGCGCTCTCAAACAAATCCAAGCTCAGTATGACGAAATTGCGGCAAAAAATCTACAG GAAATGGATTCCTGGTATAAAAGTAAATTTGAAGACCTGAACGACAAGACGACAAAACATGTGGATATGGTTCGAAGTGTCAGGGAAGAAGTTGCTGGCGCCAAGAAGGAT ATCCTAAACAAAGAGCGTGGCCTGGAAGATCTGAAGACCAAGAATGAGGCTCTGGAGGCACAAATTCGTGAAGCACAGGAAAAGTACAAGAAAGAGCTGGAGGACCTTCAG GCAAGAATTGAGGCCCTAAAGGAGGAGCTGAAATCCACCAAGTCAAAAATCGCTCTGCACCTGCGTGAATACCAGGACCTTCTGAACATGAAGATGGCTCTGGAGATTGAGATCACAACTTACAG GAAGCTGATTGAGGGAGAGGACTTGCGACTCACAACCATGGTTGGGAACATGTCCATAATGAGTAGCAGCTCGAGCTCCATGAGCGCTGGGATGAGTGTGGGCATGGCTAGAGGCATTGGACCTGGAGGCAGTGGTGGAGGCATGGGTGGAGGAATGGGTGGAGCTGGAGGCTTAGGTGGAGGGATGGGTGCAGGAGGCATGGGAGCTGGAGGCATGGGTGCAGGAAGCAATGGCCCTGGAGGCAGGGGTGGAGCTGGAATCATGGGTGGTGGAGGAATGGGAGCTGGAGGAATTGGAGCCAAAGGCGTGGGTGCTGGAGGCCTAGGAGCTGGAAGCACAGGTGCTGGAGGAATGGGTGGAGGAATTGGTGCTATAGGCAATGGTGCTAAAGGCATGGGTGCTGGAGCAATTGGTCCTGGAGGCAATGGTGGAAGCATGGGAAAAGGTGCAGGTGAACATGGGTACGGCGCCTCCATGGAGTACTCCCACGAGGAGCAGGCAGTGGAGATGACTGAGAGGAGGACGGTGCTCATCAG TTAA